The Bacillus oleivorans genomic sequence CCCACCCCAACGTTACCTTCTCCAGCCACAATTCGCTCACGATGTCTAACCAGCAATTCGTGAAGCGGAATTTTTACTGGACAAGCCTCTGTACACGCTCCGCATAAACTTGAGGCATACGGCAACTGATCGTACTCTTTGTACCCGCCTAGGATTGGGGAAAGAACAGCACCGATCGGTCCTTGATAAATCGAACCGTACGCATGGCCGCCAATCTGGCGATAAACTGGGCAAACATTGACGCAAGCGGCACAGCGAATACAATGTAATGCCTCCTGAAACTCTGTTCCGAGAGCTTTGGAGCGACCGCCATCCAAAATCACCAAATGAAAATCGTTCGGTGCATCGACCGCATCTCCCTCAAGATTCGGTGAAACTGCGGTTACATAAGTAGATATTTTTTGACCGACAGCACTGCGGCATAATATACTTACGATTACATCCAGATCGGCCCATGTTGGGACAATTCGCTCCATTCCCATCACACTGATTTGTGTTTTCGGCAGAGACGTTACCATATTCGCATTGCCTTCATTGGTCACAAGTGTTACGGTACCAGTCTCAGCCACCGCAAAATTGCAACCTGTAATCCCGACATCTGCATGCAAAAACTTATCACGCAATACCTTCCTCGTATAGGCGGTTAATTCAGCAGGATTCTCTGTACCTTTATAGCCAATCTTTTGCCGATACGTATCTCGAACCTGTTCCTTATTCTTATGTAAAGCAGGGGCAATTATATGAGACGGCCGGTCTTCATCGATTTGCAAAATATATTCCCCAAGATCTGTCTCGATCACTTCACAGCCCAAGTTTTCCAGTACTCCATTTAAGCCAATCTCTTCGGTAACCATCGATTTTGTTTTCACAATCGTTTTTGCATTTTTTTGTTTAATCACAGATTGTATGTATTGATTTGCGTCTTCTGCTGTCTGGGCAAAAAACACATGACCCCCGAGTTCTGCAACCTTTTCGCTAAGCTGCTCTAGGTAAAAATCAAGATTCTCTAGTGTATGCCTGCGGATTTCTGCACCTGCATTACGCCACTCTTCCCAATCTCCAAAATTTTCATCTGCGGTCGTTGCCTGAATCTTTCTCGATCGTAAGCTATCCTGAGCAGAAGAGATTGCCTTCCGCATAAAATTGTTTTGCAGCTCCTGCTCTACATGATCATGAAAGGGTTTATCCCCAATTTTTATCGACATCTCACAGCCTCCAGTCGTACATGGAATCGGTATGACCATCCGTTGGCTTAGCAAACTTATACTTGTTGATTCAAAATCTCGGCAATATGCTTGATCTCAATCGGTTTTCCAAGACGATTCACCCGTCCCCTGATATTCATCAAACATCCATTATCCGCTCCGATCAGCACAGTGGCCTCCGTATTTTCTATATGACGGATCTTCTCATCAACCATTTGTTCTGATATAGGAGACATTTTGACTGAAAATGTTCCGCCAAATCCGCAGCAATCATAGCTATTATTTAGTGGTACTAATTGTAAATCCTTTACATGGTTTAGAAGTTTCATAGGAGCATTTTCCACACCGAGAAGCCGTGTCATATGACAGGAGGAATGATAGGTTGCTTTTGCAGGGTAGGTTGCTCCCACATCTTCTACCTTGAGAACGTCTACGATAAATTGAGTGAATTCATAGGTTTTTCCCGCCAAAGCCTGGGCTCTTTCCCGCCATACCATGTCATCTTCAAAAAGTGTTTTGTATTCATGGAACATCGACGCACAAGAACCAGACGGTGATACTACATAGTCAGACTGCTCAAATGTTTTAATCATATGCTTGGCTGCCTTGATGGCCTCTTTCCGGTAGCCGCTGTTATAGGCAGGCTGCCCGCAGCAAGTTTGAGCTTTGGGAAAATCGACCTCACAGCCCAATCGCTCCAGTACCTCTACAACATCCTTTCCGATATTCGGAAAGAATACCTCTCCCAGACAGGTAATAAATAAGGATACTTTCACCTTTTCACACCCTTCCTATAAAGAAAACTTGGCTAGCGTCAAGCCGGTAGGCGCAGACGATTGCCTAGTTGCACTTATACTTTTTTCCTAAAAATTTTGACTGCGTCGAATTTGCATCATCGTTAAAATTTTATAGATTCAAAAGTGTGAATAAGAGAAGGAGAGCCTCGTTCCCCTTCCCTGTTTTATTACTATGTCAGCCATTCACTAGACTATGCACCTAAGTACGCTTCAACAATCCGCGGATTTTCTAATAATTCCTTCGCATTTCCTTCCGCAGTGATCTTCCCAGTTTCTAATACGTAGCCATAATTGGCAATTTTCAAGGCCAGTCTTGCATTTTGTTCAACCAGCAAAATAGTTGTCCCAGCTTCGTTAATTTCTTTAATCAACTTAAAAATGTCAGCAACTACAATCGGCGCAAGTCCCATTGATGGTTCATCCATTAACAAAAGCTTTGGTTTTCCCAGTAAGGCCCGGGCAATAGCAAGCATCTGCTGCTGACCCCCAGATAAGGTTCCCGCGAGCTGATTTTGCCGTTCCTTTAAAATCGGAAAGCGTTCCATCACCGCTTCGATGTCTTTTGCTATTGTCTTGTCCTTCCGGTGATATGCACCCATATCGAGGTTTTCCATAACAGTCATATCAGCAAGCATCGCTCGTCCCTCAGGTACAAGAGCAATTCCCTTTCGGATCAGCTGATCGGGACGTAATCCTGTCACATTATCACCGAGGAAATGAATCGTTCCATGCTTAGGTTTTAATAAGCCTACAATTGTTTTCATCAAGGTGGACTTCCCGGCACCATTTGCCCCGAGAATCGTGACAATACTTCCCTCTTCCACTTGAAGGTCAACACCTTTTAAAGCCTGGATATTTCCGTAAAACGTCTGTACTCCTGAGACATTAAGCAATTTCATCATCTCCCTCCGAACCGAGGTAGGCTTCAATCACTTCTGGATTGCTTTGAATTTCCTTTGGCACTCCTTCAGCAATTTTCTTGCCAAAGTTCAAAACAGCAATTCGGTCACATGTTTTCATAACAAGCGGCATATCATGCTCGATTAACAATACCGTAATCCCCATCCCCCGAATCTTCAAAATCAGCTGATGCAGCTCTTCTGTTTCGTGTTCATTCATGCCGGCAGCAGGTTCATCTAATAAAAGCAGAATTGGATCACTGGCAAGCGCCCTCGCAATTTCCAGTCTTCTTTGCTGTCCATAGGCAAGATTTTTAGCAATTGTATCTTCTTCATGTAGTAAATGGACGGTTTCTAATAAATTCCTAGCTTTCTCCTGGATTTTCTGTTCTTCAAGTTTTTGTTTTTTGGTACGGAATACACTGCTCCATACACCCGATTTTGTTCTGGCATGAGTGCCCATCATTACGTTTTCCAAGACCGTCATCTCTGAAAACAGCCGGATATTTTGGAACGTTCTGCAAGTCCCTTTCTCGGTAATTTGGTGTGTCTTTAACCCTGTAATTTTCTCTCCAGATAAATAGATTTCGCCAGATGTGGGAGTTAGCATGGCGGTAATCATATTAAACATCGTCGTTTTTCCGGCACCATTCGGTCCAATCAGTCCGAAGATTTCTCCTTTCTCAATGGAAAAGGTAACCTCCGACAATGCCGTTAATCCGCCGAATTGCTTACTGATCTTGTCCACTGCTAATACCATGTGACCGCCCCCTTCTAGCTAGCAAACGCCTTTTGAATCCACGAATCATATGCTGATCAATAATTCCTTGTGGCCGGTAATACATCATAGCTACTAACAACACGCCATAAATCATATAGCGATACTCACTAATCGGCCGCAAAATCTCAGGAAGCAAGGTTAAGAAAAATCCGCCAAATACCGCACCAGCTACCACTTCACTTCCGCCAAATACCGTATATACTAATGTTTCAACCGCCCGCTGATAAGAAAAATCCTCTGGACTGATAAAAGACATGACATGTGCATACAAAGCACCGGCAAGTCCTGCAAAAAGTGCGCCCTGTGCAAAAGAAAGCACCTTGTAATATGTAACATTGACTCCCATAGAAGCAGCGGCATTTTCATCCATTTTTATCGCGGAAAATGCCCTTCCTACACGAGAGCTGCTTTGCCTTACAAAAAAGAAGATTAATAAAATCACAACTAAAAGAAGCACCATAAAAATAGAAAGAAAAACGACTTGATTTTTTTGTAAACCAATCATATCAGCTGAAAAGCCTATTTTTTCAAGGCTGGCATATATTTGATTTCCCAATTGCGGGATTCTAGATATTCCAATCGCGCCATTCGTTACAGATTCCATGTTGACGAGGATCACACGGACAATCTCGCCAAACCCTAATGTAGCGATCGCCAAAAACACGCCTTGTAATCGAAGAGCAGCAACTCCAATTAGTATACCGATGATTCCTGCGAGTAAGGGACCAGCCAATATGCCAATGATGATCGGTATTTCATTGTTCGTTGTTATGAGTGCAGTTGTATAGGCACCAACGGCCATAAATCCGGCCGTTCCCAGTGATAGTTGGCCAGATGCAAGTGTCACATAGATACTTAATCCAAGAATGACATTAATAAGGATAAATGATGCCACTTGCAGATAATATGGATTGAGTAATAGGTCCAGCATGGACTCACCCCCTTAAATAATCATGCTGCTTTTTTCCCATAGATTCCTTGTGGTCGTACTAACAAAATAATAATGATCATGACAAAGGCAATTGCGTCACGATAGCCTGAATATCCGACCGTAACAACAAGCGTTTCCGAAATGCCAAGAATCATTCCGCCTACAACGGCACCTTTGACATTCCCCATTCCGCCTAAAATAATGATGGCCAACCCTTTTAAACCTATCGACAATCCCATTTGCGGATTGACGGAACTAAACGCCATCCCCACGAGAATACCAGCTATTCCACCGATTACAGAGGCCAGGACCACGGTAATGGTTATAATTCGCTTTACGTTCACACCTAGAAGACTAGCAGTCTCTAAATTTTCAGCGGTGGCCCGCAGCGCTTTGCCGCCTTTTGTTTTTAAGAGCCAATAAGATAGAGCAATCATAAGCGCAATCGAAATGCAAAAAATTACAATTTGCACTAAGTAGATATTGACCGATCCAATCGTAAAACGAATTTCTGAAAAACTGTTTGTAACCGGCTGGTTTCCGGATCCAAAAATTTTATCCGCCAAGTTCTCCAGTAAAATTGAAACACCAATTGTGCTGATCAAAAGGGCGAGGTGAGACACACCTTGCTTTTCCCGGAGAGGACGCAACGCAAAAAATTCGAGCAGCCACCCCATGATGGCAGTGACGACAATGGCTACTGCGAATGCGAGCCAAATTGAACCCTCTAACGTACTGGTGATGACCACTCCCATAAAAGCCCCAAACATAAAAATTTCCCCATGGGCCATGTTAATAATCCCCAGTACTCCGAAAACGAGCGTGAATCCGAGAGCAACAATAGCATAGATACTTCCTGTCGTAATCCCATTGATTAGTTGTTCGAGTAACATGAATCCACATCCTTCTCCTGCCATTTTCTTAGTTAAAGGCTGTTTTCGCATACTTTGTTGATTTTAATGGAGACAAATATATCCGTTCCATTTCGCTCCAGACACAAGATTCCCCGGGGAGGTGGCCTGAGCCTCCTCGGCTTTGCCTGCGGGGTCTAGAGGCTCACTCTACTTCCCGCAGGACAAGGAAGGCTTCGGCAGCATAAACATCGCACGAAGAAAATGCGAATGCATTTTATGAGGACTCGGGGTGTCTTCCGCTCCATTCCACTACAATTTAAAAAATATATTCATGCAGCAACAATCTTTACGAAAACAGCCAAGTTAAAAGAAACACTCATGGCGGCACATTGGTTTGGCCGCCATGGTTTAATTTATTGATAGGAATATTTAATGTCTTAAAATATTTACGATTTCACCTTTAAAATCATCCAAAGTATTACTCATAAATTCCAAATGCACCATCTTGAATAGTCAGAACGATTGGATCCATGACCACATCGCCTTCTTCATCAAAGGAAATCGTGCCAAGTACACCTTCAAAATCTTTTGTCTCAGCTAAGGCATCGCGTAATTTATCCCGATCCGCTTCTCCAGCTTTTTTCAAAGCTTCTGCCACGATATAAAGTCCATCATAGGCTTGGGCAGCAAATTGGTCTGGTTCCTTGCCATATTCCTCTTTGTAGGCTGTAACAAACTCCTGAACTTTTTCACTTTCATTACCCGTAAACCATGGTGTGGCGACAATCAATCCGTTTGCGGCATCACCGGCAATTTCAATCACTTGTGGTGAGTTAAACCCATTTCCGCCTACAAAAGGAACATCGATCCCAATGTCACGGGCTTGCTTCATAATAACGGCACCCTCATTGTAAAGAGCAGAACATAATATGAGGTCAGGAGCCAAATCTTTAATTTCCGTTAACTGTGCTTTATAGTCGGATTGACCCTTTTGGAATGTTTGGGTTGTGACGATTTCCAGACCCAAATCTTCTGCTGCTTGTTTCATAGAGTCATAGCCAGCTTTCGTAAAGACATCATCATTTCCATACATAATGGCTACTTTTTTCACCCCGAGCTTTTCAACAGCCTTTTGTACTGAGGCTGGAATAGCCAATGATTCTGGGATTGAATCTCTAAAGACATAATCTCCGATTTCTGGAATACCTTGGGCAGTTGTTGACGTTCCCAAAATTGGCACCCCATTCTGATCAGCAATCGGTCCAACTACTTCCATTTCGGTACTCAATGTCGGTCCGATGATCGCCGTTACATTCTCAGAGTTAATCAGCTTTTGCGCAGCAGATAGCGCCTGGTCTGGTGTACCGGCAGAGTCTTCAATCACCAGCTCGATATGGACCTCTCCCTCTGCATTAATTTCTTTTTGGGCCAATTCCAGTGCAGAAGTAATCGCCTCACCATAGGCTGCACCAGGACCTGTTATGTATGAAATCACACCAATTTTGGCAGATACCCCAGATCCGGAGTCACCGCCTGTTTCCTCACTGCCTCCACATCCGGCTAGTACAACCATAACAATAATAAGAACAATGAAGCCTTTTACAAATCGTTTCATAGATAGCCTCCTAGGTTAATAATCTTTAGAACTTTCAGATAATCAAAAATTATAAATTACTTATTAATATATTGCAAGAGAATTTGATGCAGTTAATGTAGGTATTTTGTAAATAATACGCGATATACAACGATCTAAATAGAATGCCTGTCACGTCCAGGATATTATCGAAAAAAATAGCACCAGTGATGTCAGGTTCACTGGCGATTTGATTGAGATATTTAAGGAGGTAAAGGTGGAAAGAACAGAAAATCTCTTTCAAGCAGGAATTATTAAACATCTTAGGGGAAATATTTAAATATCCATAAACAACCTTTAGCTAGTAATACTAAGCGTTTATTTATAGGTGAAAGAGGTCCTACGACCATGCAGTCAGCTCATAACGACATAAAAAAATATGCAAAACTGGTCGGAATCCCACTTGAGAAAGCTCACGTTTAAGGCACCTTTTCTGGCTAAATCCCTGGTGTTCCAATACAGGACATATCAAAACTAATAGGCCATACCAGTATTGAAGTAACCAAGATATAATTAGAGAAACCACAATCCCATTATGTTGGATTGATTAATAAATTGTAGGAGATTGGGGGATATAGTCCTTGATTAAGGCTAGGAAGTTGTTACCTGAAAATAAAAAAGCATTGTATCGTTAGAATGGAAACAAATAATTTTTTTTTCACGTCTTATTATGTAAGGAGGGGTAAAAATGAAAAAGGTTTTTATATTAATTTTACTATTATTGACTTCTTGCCAAACAATTGATCCTAATGCAATAAAACTAAATGATGTTCTTTCATCGTTTGAAGAACAACAAATAACTCTTAAAGAAATTAAAATTAGTGGAAGAGACTTATTTGGAATGAAACTTAATGGAGTTAGACCTTACTCATACGAATTAAATGATAAACTACTACTAATTTATATTTATAACTCTAATAACGAGCGTAAAAAAGGGTTACAAGAATTCCGAAATAAAACGGCAGATACAAATGTAGCTTCATTTAAACTTTATGAAGTTGAGAATGTGTTAATTTTTTATGTATATGAAAGAGATTTAAATGTTCATATTGAAGAAAAAATGAAAAAAGTTTTACCTAAACTAAAAAATCTTTCGTTAAAAGAATATGTCAATCCTAGCTAATTACCTGTGGTTACCGCTAGTTTGAAAATAAAATCAGGGGATAACGGCGAAGCAGGTCATTCTGATGGTCGGTAAGTCCTATCATTTTCTGAACAAAATTTGATAGTGTTTGTTTCCTTGTTATATCCCAAACAAAAACCAGCACTCTCCAAGTTAAAAGTCCATAAAAAAAGGAACCAGTCATAAAAACTGATTCCCATTTTAATCACTACTTTTATAAGGCCAATTAATTGCCCCATTCTAAATACCAGCTTTTTTGCTGATTACCATAGCCTTTTTATCTACACCATTATTTTCCCTTGGGTTTTTCCTCATTACCATTATTGCTTGGTTTATCTGTTGATGTCTTACCTACATCTGTAGTAAATCGGAAAATATCAGATTGTCTTGTTGCCCCATATTCGTCTGTGATGTTCATATACCAAAAATAGGTTTCATTTGGTCGCAAGCCTGTCCACTTCGTGGCAGCTTTCTCACCAGACGATACTCCTTCATCTGTGCCGATCAACTGGTCAGAATAGACATTTACACTGAAGTAATCTGTTGCAACACGTTTATTGATATCGATTAGTTGGTAATCTGCTGTAAAACTATCAACCCCTTCTTCATCAAAGAAGTTATAGTCATTTAGAATTGGAGAATAGGTGACAACATCCACCGTTTCATCAACAGGATTAAATGTCAGGTACCGGACATATCCATTTCCGCCATTTGGACCGCCCTGGTAGTCAGCAAGCATTTCTAGAACTTTTCTCGTGGATCCATCCTGATTAGGAATCTCAGTAACCCGAGTTGCTACCCCATGATAATGGCCACCCACAACCATTTTTACATTTTCGTTCGGCACAATGATTTGATCGAATACATTTTGTGACATATTTGAAAGGGTTGCACTGTATTCTAAGTAGGCATGCATCACTAAAATAGCATTTCGGTCGGAGTGCTTTTTCAGCGCTTCATTTGCCCATGCAATGGATTCTGGCGTATCTTCCAAGCCAAAGCCAAGGTAAAGAATAATGAAGTCATGACCGCCAAATGACAATAAATCATAGTGGTTCCGATTATTGTCCATGGAGCCGCCATACCACGGATTATCTTTATATCGATGTTCCCCAACCCATTTATGGTAATAAGAGTAGTCAATTCCATCGATAATACTATCATGGTTTCCACCAAGCACACCGTATGGAACGCCGGCATTATCCAGTTTTTGCAGGTTCCGGTCAGCTACCATCCATTGCTCATCACTGTTTGCCACATTTACGATATCCCCGGAATGAATCATATACTCAAACTTTCCATTATTATATTCGTCTACTATCCAATCACCTAAACCGTCCCAAATATAATGATAGCTTTCGGCATAATACTGGGTATCGGTTGCCCATAGGATGGTAAAAGGATCATTCGCATTTTTCACTTCGTCCTGTACCATTGCTTGAATTTTGCCAGCTTTAATGAAATGTTCTTTATCTACTTCCGCAGTAAGGACAATATCACTCTTATCCGCATTGCCTATGGCAGAATTCAAGGCTATCCATTTTTCTTCCAGGTAGTCCCAAGCATAAAGGGTCACCTTACGATCTGGGAAGGTTTTCCCTTTCCAATAAAGCTCGACTGTATCTCCAGCTGAAAGTTCCTCATCCACGGTTACCTCGAATCGGTGATATGGGAATCCCATTGTCGAATCATTAACTAGGTATTCACCATCTGCATAAGCTATTTTTGCCTGATCCGCTTCAGACATTTCATTTTCACCAGCAGCTTCAATCGTTAACGGAGGCTCTCTGTCCGCAATATTGCTAAATCCTTCGATTCCATCTTTTCTTGCAAAATCATACTTGCTTCCCTGATAAAAGGCTACATCCATTTTGTCCTGACTTGGATCGGTAACCTCTGCTTCTAATGTGACACGTCCAGGCTTTTCCGCCCCAAAATCAGCAGGAGCAACTTCAGCAGGCTGATTAGGTATTTCTGTATCGATCGTAAATTCTACCGAATACGATGATATATTACCTGCACCATCATAAACCGTCACATGTAATGCATGATCTCCAGCAGCAAGCTCAGCAGAGGAGGTCTCATAAGGCAATGTGATGATTTCTCCGTTTAATGTTGCTTCCACATTGGAAATGCCCGTCATATTATCCGCTGCTTCTACATCAAATACGAAATGACCCTTAAGCTTTTCCTTATCCGTTATCATTTTTCCATTGGAATAAGTAATCCCTTCAATGACTGGGTCTGTATTATCGATGGTAATTTTCGCAAAATCAGCTTGCGCACCATTTCGATTTAACTGAAGTTCATAAGTTCCATCCTCATATGCTGTTGTATCAATTTGTGTATACTTAGCCGTTAATTTTTCATCTGGAAGGTTAAAGATAAAGTCACTCTTCATCGGCTTTGTAAGGTTTGTATTCGTTGGTGCACTGCCATCCCCTAAAACGTAATATACATTTTCACGGTAAGGCAGAACCGTTTGCTGCAAATTACCTAAATAATTTCGAACGCTCTGAGGCTTAACTGTGGTTCCATCAGGTAAGACAAGATGGACATTCATCACTTCAAAATCATCAAAATTAGTTTTATTAAAATGCTCATCATGAATATCTAAGTCGTAAGGTACATTTTCGTTGCCTGAATGAATCGAGACGAGATGGTCTGATATAAAATAATCAGGAGGCATATCATAGGTGTACCATACTCCATCTACATAACGCGGTAAAATCCTTGTAAAGTATTCCCTTTCTCCAGCAGGATTTTTTGCACTTGCCGATGCTTGATAAATGTAGTCAATTCCTCCAGCCTGGAACCCTAATTGAACCTTGCCTGGTAATGCAGGTGTCGTTTCAAGCTCCTGATCATTGAGGGAAATAACCATGGTATCATTTACAGATTCACCATATGCGTATAATCCAACCTTACCGCTAACCATATCTCCATCAGCTAATGATAAGCCAACTTCTGGGAGCTCAATTCCGATTGCTTCTTCAATGACCGTCACCTGATTACCGCGTGAATTATAAGGAACCTTTGTCACATTGCCACTAGCGTCTTCTGTAATTACCATATAACGATATGCACCCAAGTCAGTGATATTTATTATGGCTTCATATACATATTTACCGTCGACTTGTTCTGTTAGGCTCATATCAACCTGAGTGGTAAAGTCTGTTAGCTGATCTTCAGCAGTGCCATACACTAACTGTGCTTTTGACAATGCTTCATTACTTGTGATTGTAATCTTATTATCTGTTCCTGCCTGCATTTGATAAAACGGCTGATCATGTTCAATCATTGGAGCAGCCACATCTCGACCGGGCACCGCAGGAACTTGTCCTTTATCAATGCTGCCAGGATTAGAAAATGCTCTTGTACCCGTACGAACCATTGCTGTACCTGATTCAGGGTAACGATAGAGAACTGCACTATTTCGAATATCATTAACCATCCTGTCCGGGCTGCCGATACTTGATGCATCATACCATGCTTCCACGATCATATCATTTAAGCTATCTGTGCTTGAAATGGCTAAACCGCGATGCAAAGAGTTTGGCAAATTAAAATCGGATGAATCTTTATTATCGTAAAGAACAACTGTATTCTCTGCCACTGTTGAATTGAAATGAATATTGAAATCCTCTACAGTTGTATACCCATCACGGACCGCTTCTTTTGCAAACCAAATGATACCTGTGCGATATGGCTCAATGGCTGTATCTTGTGTGATTGTCCATTTTTTAGGTGCTGCAGAATGATTAGGATATAGATAAAAAATGGTATACCCATTTAAATTTAATACCTCATCGGAGTTGTTATAAACTTCCATGAATTCATACTGGTTCCCGCTGCCTTTACGATAATCCCCAGCTGGATTTGGGGTGAGTTCGGTAATTAAAATTTCTGGGGGACCGCTGCCTTTTGGATCATTTACGACGGTCTCATAGATTTCAGTCTGAATCATCGCTTCGCCATCATTGGCTTCTATAAAGTAGTGAATCACACCCGCTGAAATTGAATCAGCAGGAATCGTATACGAATACTCGTGATTTTGCGTTGCTTCCACGCCTGCTTCTGTAAATTCACCGTATGGATTCAAACGGTAAAACAATTTCACCTCTAATGAATCACCATCGGCATCATCTACCGTAAAATCAACCGTAAAATCTGTTCCAGTTTGAATCGAGCTTTCCGGATCATGTGTAATGACTGGCTTTACATTTGATGAGGCGACAAGCTGTTCTGCATTGACCGTACCAGGTGTTGGATCGCCTTTTCTCAGATAAGCAGCAACCGTTACTCCTTCCTGTGGAACACGTGTATGAAAACTTTTCCCATCAGATACATCATCACCTGTAAATCTTATTTCACTGATGATATTGTTATTATTGTCCTTACTTGTAAGATA encodes the following:
- a CDS encoding metallophosphoesterase, which translates into the protein MKRILSIILCLVIVLNPFVQTANAISDSSEQNIIENNMPVIFTEVYPNDKSNSHIDGAGENDLFEFVEIYNTTNHDLDFNSLYKIRYDYLSNSKDLTVTAADDAANADVIIPANSPAVLWVERTSSNITGAAAEVTEEDFREYHHIPAEVPIFILRGQDGLNNTDRGFYITNNENNADIISHVHYTSEDVGDGLSYHTRAPQSGATVASFAKKAEPTAGAVNEEQLIPASNNEPAIIHSPVESVKEGSDLTITATAEDADQDPLTINLFYRNDATLEYKEVDMSLEGAVFSYTISGTEISGSVIDYYMTVSDGTASVQSDTFQAKIIASAEEEVPEEQPQDPVEQPDYLILFTEVYPNDKDNSHINGAGSNDLFEFVEIYNNSNNELDFNSQYKIRYDWRTGTKDLAVTAADDANDQNVIIPANSPAVLWVERTHSSITGDAAQLSEADFRAYHQIPENVPVFKVRNQDGLPNSSDRSFYLTSKDNNNNIISEIRFTGDDVSDGKSFHTRVPQEGVTVAAYLRKGDPTPGTVNAEQLVASSNVKPVITHDPESSIQTGTDFTVDFTVDDADGDSLEVKLFYRLNPYGEFTEAGVEATQNHEYSYTIPADSISAGVIHYFIEANDGEAMIQTEIYETVVNDPKGSGPPEILITELTPNPAGDYRKGSGNQYEFMEVYNNSDEVLNLNGYTIFYLYPNHSAAPKKWTITQDTAIEPYRTGIIWFAKEAVRDGYTTVEDFNIHFNSTVAENTVVLYDNKDSSDFNLPNSLHRGLAISSTDSLNDMIVEAWYDASSIGSPDRMVNDIRNSAVLYRYPESGTAMVRTGTRAFSNPGSIDKGQVPAVPGRDVAAPMIEHDQPFYQMQAGTDNKITITSNEALSKAQLVYGTAEDQLTDFTTQVDMSLTEQVDGKYVYEAIINITDLGAYRYMVITEDASGNVTKVPYNSRGNQVTVIEEAIGIELPEVGLSLADGDMVSGKVGLYAYGESVNDTMVISLNDQELETTPALPGKVQLGFQAGGIDYIYQASASAKNPAGEREYFTRILPRYVDGVWYTYDMPPDYFISDHLVSIHSGNENVPYDLDIHDEHFNKTNFDDFEVMNVHLVLPDGTTVKPQSVRNYLGNLQQTVLPYRENVYYVLGDGSAPTNTNLTKPMKSDFIFNLPDEKLTAKYTQIDTTAYEDGTYELQLNRNGAQADFAKITIDNTDPVIEGITYSNGKMITDKEKLKGHFVFDVEAADNMTGISNVEATLNGEIITLPYETSSAELAAGDHALHVTVYDGAGNISSYSVEFTIDTEIPNQPAEVAPADFGAEKPGRVTLEAEVTDPSQDKMDVAFYQGSKYDFARKDGIEGFSNIADREPPLTIEAAGENEMSEADQAKIAYADGEYLVNDSTMGFPYHRFEVTVDEELSAGDTVELYWKGKTFPDRKVTLYAWDYLEEKWIALNSAIGNADKSDIVLTAEVDKEHFIKAGKIQAMVQDEVKNANDPFTILWATDTQYYAESYHYIWDGLGDWIVDEYNNGKFEYMIHSGDIVNVANSDEQWMVADRNLQKLDNAGVPYGVLGGNHDSIIDGIDYSYYHKWVGEHRYKDNPWYGGSMDNNRNHYDLLSFGGHDFIILYLGFGLEDTPESIAWANEALKKHSDRNAILVMHAYLEYSATLSNMSQNVFDQIIVPNENVKMVVGGHYHGVATRVTEIPNQDGSTRKVLEMLADYQGGPNGGNGYVRYLTFNPVDETVDVVTYSPILNDYNFFDEEGVDSFTADYQLIDINKRVATDYFSVNVYSDQLIGTDEGVSSGEKAATKWTGLRPNETYFWYMNITDEYGATRQSDIFRFTTDVGKTSTDKPSNNGNEEKPKGK